A genomic stretch from Mycobacterium cookii includes:
- the cobA gene encoding uroporphyrinogen-III C-methyltransferase produces MTTPENAYLVGLRLTGKKVVMVGGGSVAQRRLPLLIASGADIHVIARSATPAVEAMSQITLSLRDYRDGDLAGAWYAIAATDDAQVNAAVVAEAERNRIFCVRADIAVEGSAVTPASFEYAGLSVGVLAGGEHRRSAAIRSAIREALQRGVISSERFDNSDVVRGGVALVGGGPGDPELITVRGRRLLAQADVVVADRLAPPELLAELPPSVEVIDAAKIPYGRSMAQDAINAVMIERAKAGQFVVRLKGGDPFVFARGYEEVAACVDAGVPVTVVPGVTSAIAVPASAGVPVTHRSINHEFVVVSGHVAPGHPESLVNWDALAAMTGTIVLLMAVERIELFADVLLKGGRPADTPVLIVQQGTTAAQHSLRATLADAPEKVRAEGIRPPAIIVIGSVAAFGI; encoded by the coding sequence ATGACCACGCCGGAGAACGCCTACCTGGTAGGCCTGCGGCTGACCGGGAAGAAAGTCGTCATGGTCGGGGGCGGCAGTGTTGCTCAGCGGCGGCTCCCGTTACTCATCGCCAGCGGCGCGGATATCCACGTCATCGCCCGCAGCGCGACCCCCGCGGTCGAGGCGATGAGCCAAATCACCTTGTCGCTGCGCGACTATCGCGACGGTGACCTGGCGGGAGCGTGGTATGCGATCGCCGCCACCGACGACGCGCAGGTGAACGCGGCAGTGGTGGCCGAGGCCGAGCGAAACCGGATCTTCTGTGTCCGCGCCGATATCGCCGTCGAGGGCAGCGCGGTGACCCCGGCGTCGTTCGAATACGCGGGGCTGTCGGTCGGTGTGCTGGCCGGCGGCGAACATCGGCGCTCGGCGGCCATCCGCTCCGCGATCCGCGAGGCGTTGCAGCGAGGGGTTATCTCCTCAGAAAGGTTTGACAACAGCGACGTGGTGCGCGGCGGCGTGGCGCTGGTCGGGGGAGGGCCGGGCGATCCGGAACTGATCACCGTGCGGGGCCGGCGTCTGCTCGCGCAGGCCGACGTCGTCGTCGCTGATCGGCTGGCCCCGCCGGAACTGCTCGCCGAATTACCGCCGAGCGTCGAGGTGATCGACGCTGCCAAGATCCCGTACGGCCGGTCGATGGCCCAGGACGCCATCAATGCGGTGATGATCGAGCGGGCCAAAGCCGGACAGTTCGTGGTCCGCCTCAAAGGTGGCGACCCGTTCGTGTTCGCCCGCGGCTATGAAGAGGTGGCGGCCTGTGTCGACGCCGGAGTCCCTGTGACGGTAGTGCCTGGTGTGACAAGCGCCATAGCGGTCCCCGCGTCGGCCGGCGTTCCCGTTACCCACCGCTCGATCAACCACGAATTTGTCGTGGTCAGCGGCCACGTCGCGCCGGGACACCCCGAATCGTTAGTGAATTGGGATGCATTAGCAGCAATGACCGGAACCATTGTTTTGCTGATGGCAGTGGAACGCATCGAACTATTCGCCGACGTCCTGCTAAAAGGCGGCCGACCTGCGGATACGCCGGTGCTAATCGTTCAGCAGGGGACTACGGCGGCTCAACATAGTTTGCGGGCGACGTTGGCGGACGCGCCGGAGAAAGTTCGTGCGGAGGGTATTCGACCTCCAGCGATCATTGTGATCGGCTCAGTGGCGGCTTTCGGGATTTAA
- a CDS encoding MFS transporter, whose amino-acid sequence MPPVHPEKTAVTTTAKATTWLPTRRFFAAVIAIAGMQLMATMDGTIAIVALPKIQNELALSDAGRSWVITAYVLTFGGLMLLGGRLGDTIGRKRTFIVGVTLFTIASALCGIAWDEVTLVIARLLQGVGAAIAAPTGLALVATTFAKGPARNAATAVFGAMTGIGSVMGLVVGGALTEVSWRLAFLVNVPIGLVMIYLARTTLRETSRERMKLDAAGAVLATLGCTAAVFAFSVGPEAGWVSFTTIGSAAVGIVAFIAFAVVERTAENPVVPFNLFFDRNRLATFVAIFMAGGVLFTVTVLVAIYVQDIMGYSALRAGLGFIPFAIAMGIGLGGSSQLVSRFQPRVVVIAGGTLVVGAMVYGSTFNGAMPYFPNLIVPVVIAGIGIGMIVVPVALSAIAGVGFDQIGPTSAIALMLQNLGGPVVLAVIQAVITSRTLYLGGTNGPVKYMSKAQLHALDHGYTYGLLWVAGVALLVGVVSLFIGYSAEQVAHAQEVKDAIDAGEL is encoded by the coding sequence ATGCCGCCAGTGCACCCAGAAAAGACCGCCGTAACTACGACCGCCAAGGCTACGACTTGGCTACCGACGCGGCGGTTCTTCGCCGCTGTCATCGCTATCGCCGGCATGCAGCTGATGGCGACGATGGACGGAACCATCGCGATCGTCGCGCTTCCCAAGATCCAGAATGAGCTGGCCCTCTCTGACGCCGGTCGCAGCTGGGTCATCACCGCCTATGTCCTTACTTTCGGCGGTCTGATGCTGCTCGGTGGCCGCCTCGGCGACACCATCGGCCGCAAGCGGACGTTCATCGTCGGTGTCACGCTCTTCACCATCGCGTCGGCGCTGTGCGGTATCGCCTGGGACGAGGTCACGCTGGTGATCGCCCGGCTGCTGCAGGGTGTGGGCGCCGCCATCGCTGCGCCGACCGGCCTGGCCCTGGTCGCCACGACGTTCGCCAAGGGGCCGGCGCGCAACGCCGCGACCGCGGTGTTCGGCGCGATGACCGGCATCGGGTCGGTGATGGGCCTGGTCGTCGGCGGAGCGCTCACCGAGGTGTCCTGGCGGCTGGCTTTCCTGGTGAACGTGCCGATCGGGCTGGTGATGATCTACCTGGCCCGCACGACGCTGCGCGAGACGAGTCGCGAGCGGATGAAGCTGGATGCGGCCGGCGCTGTGCTGGCCACCCTGGGGTGCACCGCAGCGGTGTTCGCCTTCTCGGTGGGGCCGGAAGCGGGCTGGGTGTCGTTCACAACGATCGGCTCGGCTGCGGTCGGGATCGTCGCCTTCATCGCCTTCGCCGTCGTGGAACGTACAGCCGAGAACCCCGTCGTGCCGTTCAATCTGTTCTTCGACCGCAACCGGCTGGCCACTTTCGTGGCGATCTTCATGGCAGGTGGCGTGCTGTTCACCGTGACCGTGCTGGTCGCCATCTACGTGCAGGACATCATGGGGTACAGCGCCCTGCGCGCCGGTCTCGGCTTCATCCCGTTCGCCATCGCTATGGGCATCGGCCTGGGTGGCTCCTCGCAGCTGGTGTCGCGCTTCCAACCCCGCGTCGTGGTCATCGCCGGCGGAACGCTGGTGGTGGGCGCAATGGTCTACGGATCGACGTTCAACGGCGCCATGCCGTACTTCCCGAACCTGATCGTTCCGGTCGTCATCGCGGGTATCGGCATCGGCATGATCGTCGTGCCGGTCGCTTTGTCGGCGATCGCGGGTGTCGGCTTCGACCAGATCGGTCCGACATCGGCGATCGCGCTGATGCTGCAGAACCTGGGCGGCCCGGTGGTGCTCGCAGTCATCCAGGCCGTCATCACGTCGCGCACTCTTTACCTGGGCGGCACTAACGGTCCGGTCAAGTACATGAGCAAGGCCCAACTGCACGCCCTGGATCACGGCTACACCTACGGGCTGCTGTGGGTGGCCGGCGTCGCCCTCCTCGTCGGCGTGGTGTCGCTGTTCATCGGCTACAGCGCCGAACAGGTCGCGCACGCCCAGGAAGTCAAGGACGCCATCGACGCCGGCGAGCTCTAG
- a CDS encoding proline--tRNA ligase, translating to MITRMSELFLRTLRDDPAEAEVASHKLLIRAGYIRPIAPGLYSWLPLGLRVLRNIERVVREEMNAIGGQEILFPALLPRAPYETTNRWTEYGDGIFRVKDRRDNDYLLAPTHEEVFTLTVKGEYSSYKDFPLALYQIQTKYRDEARPRAGLLRVREFVMKDSYTFDIDDAGLKSAYHAHREAYQRIFSRLAVRYVIVSAVSGAMGGSASEEFLAESPVGEDTYVRCLQSGYAANVEAVVTARPETLPTDGLADAVVHDTGDTPTIATLVEWANGANLGRAVTAADTLKNVLLKVRQPDGDWELLGIGVPGDREVDDKRLGAALDPAEYALLDDADFAKYPFLVKGYIGPKALLDNGVRYLVDPRIVDGTSWITGADELGKHVVGLVAGRDFTADGTIEAAEVRDGDPSPDGAGPLVAARGIEVGHIFQLGRKYTDAFAVDVLGEDGKPVRLTMGSYGLGVSRLVAVIAEQHHDELGLRWPSEVSPFDVHLVIANKDAEARAGAITLAGDLDRLGIEVLLDDRQASPGVKFKDAELLGVPWIVVVGRGWADGTVELRDRFSGETRELATGAGLATGITAAIAG from the coding sequence GTGATCACCCGGATGTCCGAGCTGTTCCTGCGCACGCTGCGCGACGACCCAGCCGAAGCCGAAGTCGCCAGTCACAAGCTGTTGATCCGCGCCGGCTACATCCGGCCGATCGCGCCGGGCCTCTACAGCTGGTTGCCGCTCGGGCTGCGGGTGCTGCGCAACATCGAGCGCGTCGTGCGCGAAGAGATGAACGCCATTGGCGGACAGGAGATCCTGTTCCCGGCTCTGCTGCCGCGTGCGCCCTACGAGACCACCAACCGGTGGACCGAGTACGGCGACGGCATTTTTCGGGTCAAGGATCGCCGCGACAACGACTATCTACTGGCGCCGACCCACGAGGAAGTCTTCACCTTGACGGTGAAGGGGGAGTACAGCTCCTATAAGGACTTTCCGCTGGCGCTGTACCAGATCCAGACCAAGTACCGGGACGAGGCGCGACCTCGGGCCGGCCTGCTGCGGGTCCGCGAGTTCGTGATGAAGGACTCCTACACCTTCGACATCGACGACGCCGGGCTCAAAAGCGCCTACCACGCACACCGGGAGGCCTACCAACGGATCTTCAGCCGGCTGGCGGTCCGCTACGTCATCGTGTCCGCGGTATCCGGCGCGATGGGCGGCTCGGCGTCCGAGGAGTTTCTGGCCGAGAGCCCGGTCGGCGAGGACACGTATGTCCGGTGCCTGCAGTCCGGCTACGCCGCGAACGTCGAGGCCGTCGTCACCGCGCGCCCGGAGACCCTGCCCACCGACGGACTGGCCGATGCCGTCGTGCACGACACCGGGGACACCCCGACGATTGCGACGCTGGTCGAGTGGGCCAACGGCGCCAACCTGGGTCGCGCCGTCACCGCCGCCGACACCCTGAAGAACGTCCTGCTCAAAGTCCGCCAGCCGGACGGTGATTGGGAGCTGCTGGGTATCGGTGTGCCTGGCGATCGGGAGGTCGACGACAAGCGGCTGGGCGCCGCACTCGACCCGGCCGAATATGCGCTGCTCGACGACGCCGACTTCGCCAAGTACCCCTTCCTGGTGAAGGGGTACATCGGCCCGAAAGCTCTGCTGGACAACGGTGTTCGCTACCTGGTCGACCCGCGGATCGTGGACGGTACCAGCTGGATCACCGGCGCCGACGAACTTGGCAAGCATGTCGTCGGGCTGGTCGCCGGTCGCGACTTCACCGCCGACGGCACCATCGAGGCCGCCGAAGTGCGCGACGGAGATCCGTCGCCCGACGGTGCCGGGCCACTGGTCGCCGCCCGTGGAATCGAGGTCGGCCACATCTTCCAGCTCGGCCGCAAGTACACCGATGCCTTCGCTGTGGACGTGCTCGGCGAGGACGGCAAACCGGTGCGGCTCACCATGGGTTCCTACGGCCTCGGGGTGTCGCGGCTGGTGGCGGTCATCGCCGAGCAGCATCACGACGAGCTCGGGCTGCGATGGCCGTCCGAGGTGTCGCCGTTCGACGTGCACCTGGTGATCGCAAACAAGGATGCCGAGGCGCGCGCCGGGGCCATAACGCTGGCCGGCGATCTGGACCGGCTGGGCATCGAGGTGCTGCTCGACGATCGTCAGGCGTCGCCCGGGGTGAAGTTCAAGGACGCCGAGCTGCTCGGTGTGCCGTGGATCGTGGTGGTCGGCCGCGGTTGGGCCGATGGCACCGTCGAGTTGCGCGACCGGTTCAGCGGCGAGACGCGGGAGCTCGCCACGGGCGCCGGACTGGCCACCGGCATCACCGCCGCGATCGCCGGCTAG
- a CDS encoding ferritin-like domain-containing protein, whose protein sequence is MTSVEPSPSNTALSAALSNEHAVIYGYGIVSAHCQPEVNSLVSFALNQHRQRRDQLVAMLSGRSVTAPVAAAGYQLPMPVNSPTDAGQLAVQMEKDTEVAWRAVLEQAQNADDRTFAVTALTQSAVLCARWKQTLGSWPITTAFPGAD, encoded by the coding sequence ATGACGTCCGTCGAGCCGTCACCGTCGAACACCGCGCTGTCCGCGGCGCTGAGCAACGAGCACGCCGTCATCTACGGCTACGGCATCGTTTCCGCGCACTGCCAGCCCGAGGTGAACAGCCTGGTGTCGTTCGCGCTGAATCAGCATCGGCAACGTCGCGATCAGCTCGTCGCGATGCTGTCCGGCCGCTCCGTCACGGCCCCGGTGGCCGCTGCGGGATACCAGCTGCCGATGCCGGTCAACAGTCCGACCGACGCGGGGCAACTGGCGGTGCAGATGGAGAAGGACACCGAGGTGGCCTGGCGTGCGGTCCTCGAGCAGGCGCAAAACGCCGACGACCGCACATTCGCCGTGACGGCGCTGACCCAGAGCGCGGTGTTGTGCGCTCGCTGGAAGCAGACGCTCGGCAGCTGGCCGATCACCACAGCCTTCCCCGGCGCCGACTAG
- the rimP gene encoding ribosome maturation factor RimP → MATGLPSQTQVIELLDGEFARAGYEIEGVLIDGRVDPPRITVIADGDTALDLDTVAALSRSASSLLDAVNSIEGRYVLEVSSPGVDRPLTSEKHFRRARGRKVELALTDGTQLIGRVGETRDGTLSLVLRDDKARDWTTRTIPLGEIVKAVVQVEFSNPPKRELELATVDRSAEAEGCA, encoded by the coding sequence GTGGCCACCGGGCTACCGTCACAGACGCAGGTGATCGAGCTGCTCGATGGCGAATTCGCACGCGCGGGCTACGAAATCGAGGGCGTCCTCATCGACGGGCGGGTCGACCCCCCGCGAATTACGGTGATCGCCGACGGCGACACAGCACTTGATCTGGACACCGTCGCCGCGCTCTCGCGTTCGGCGTCGAGCTTGCTGGACGCGGTGAACAGCATCGAGGGCCGCTACGTCCTGGAAGTCAGTTCGCCCGGGGTGGACCGACCGCTGACCAGCGAGAAGCACTTTCGTCGTGCCCGGGGTCGCAAGGTCGAGCTGGCCTTGACCGACGGGACTCAGCTCATCGGTCGCGTCGGTGAAACGCGCGACGGGACGCTGAGCCTGGTGCTGCGCGACGATAAGGCCCGGGACTGGACGACGCGCACGATACCGCTCGGTGAGATCGTGAAAGCTGTTGTGCAGGTTGAGTTCTCGAATCCACCGAAGCGGGAGCTGGAGCTGGCGACGGTTGATCGGAGTGCTGAGGCGGAGGGCTGCGCATGA
- the nusA gene encoding transcription termination factor NusA, translated as MNIDMAALHTIVAERGISFDDLLEDVKAAVLSAYRHTEGHQPDAHIDIDRKSGSVKVLARELDEDGNVLSEWEDTPEGFGRIAATTARQVMLQRLRDAENERTYGEFSTHEGEIVGGVIQRDSRANSRGLVVVRMGSETKGSEGVIPAAEQVPGEAYEHGDRLRCYVVGVSRGAREPVITLSRTHPNLVRKLFSLEVPEIADGSVEIVAVAREAGHRSKIAVASRVPGLNAKGACIGPMGQRVRNVMSELSGEKIDIIDFDEDPARFVANALSPAKVVSVTVIDQNARAARVVVPDFQLSLAIGKEGQNARLAARLTGWRIDIRGDSPDGETDDHRHGTTEGLAHEG; from the coding sequence ATGAACATCGACATGGCCGCTCTGCACACGATCGTCGCGGAACGCGGGATCTCGTTCGACGACCTTCTCGAGGACGTCAAGGCCGCGGTGCTGAGCGCATATCGGCACACCGAGGGACACCAGCCGGACGCTCACATCGACATCGACCGCAAATCGGGTTCGGTCAAAGTACTGGCTCGCGAACTCGACGAGGACGGCAACGTGCTCAGCGAGTGGGAGGACACCCCGGAGGGCTTCGGCCGGATCGCCGCCACCACCGCTCGGCAGGTGATGTTGCAGCGGCTGCGCGACGCCGAGAACGAGCGCACCTACGGCGAGTTCTCCACCCATGAAGGCGAAATCGTCGGCGGTGTGATCCAGCGCGACAGCAGGGCCAACTCGCGAGGTTTGGTCGTCGTGCGGATGGGCAGTGAGACCAAGGGATCCGAGGGTGTCATCCCCGCTGCTGAACAGGTCCCCGGCGAAGCCTACGAACATGGCGACCGGCTGCGCTGCTACGTGGTGGGAGTGAGCCGCGGTGCCCGCGAGCCGGTGATCACGCTGTCGCGCACCCACCCCAACCTGGTGCGCAAGCTGTTCTCGCTGGAAGTCCCCGAGATCGCCGACGGGTCGGTGGAGATCGTGGCGGTGGCACGCGAGGCTGGTCATCGCTCGAAGATCGCGGTGGCCTCGCGAGTGCCCGGGCTGAACGCGAAGGGCGCCTGCATCGGGCCGATGGGCCAACGGGTGCGCAACGTGATGAGCGAGTTGTCCGGGGAGAAGATCGACATCATCGACTTCGACGAGGATCCGGCCCGCTTCGTCGCCAATGCGCTGTCGCCGGCCAAGGTGGTGTCGGTAACCGTCATCGACCAGAACGCGCGCGCCGCGCGGGTGGTGGTGCCCGATTTCCAGCTGTCGCTGGCCATCGGCAAAGAGGGCCAGAACGCGCGGCTGGCAGCCCGGCTCACCGGATGGCGGATCGACATTCGCGGGGATTCGCCCGACGGGGAGACCGATGACCATCGGCACGGCACCACTGAAGGTCTGGCGCACGAAGGCTAG
- a CDS encoding DUF448 domain-containing protein, which yields MSTGNGNHAVTVDQAGTLPGRGAWLHPVPQCATEAIRRRAFARALRISGAPDTTAVVEHLEFLGASGRPTHQPTEQAAKNMSTP from the coding sequence GTGTCGACCGGGAACGGCAATCACGCCGTGACCGTTGACCAAGCGGGTACTCTGCCGGGGCGGGGTGCATGGTTGCATCCCGTTCCACAGTGCGCCACAGAAGCAATCCGGCGGCGAGCATTCGCTCGAGCGCTGCGCATCAGCGGTGCACCGGATACAACAGCGGTCGTCGAGCACTTAGAGTTCCTAGGAGCCTCTGGGCGCCCGACACACCAGCCGACAGAACAGGCAGCAAAGAACATGAGCACACCGTGA